A section of the Streptomyces sp. SCL15-4 genome encodes:
- a CDS encoding DoxX family protein: MTCYDRRDLGLLLLRVGTGGMLAAHGAQKLFGWFGGHGLEGTGQFMESIGYVPGKLSAMAAGLAETGGGTLLALGLATPAAGASAAGGMAGAAAVHVPNGFFAQEGGYEHAALLGLIATGLAVTGPGRLSLDHALGHVLDRGWMVPAALGATAAATAMVVGARARRLRRTAEGEQETLFEE; encoded by the coding sequence GTGACCTGTTACGACCGACGTGATCTGGGCCTGCTGCTGCTCAGGGTGGGCACCGGCGGGATGCTGGCGGCGCACGGCGCGCAGAAGCTGTTCGGCTGGTTCGGCGGACACGGCCTGGAGGGCACCGGCCAGTTCATGGAGTCCATCGGCTACGTGCCCGGGAAGCTGAGCGCGATGGCGGCGGGCCTGGCGGAGACCGGCGGCGGCACACTGCTGGCGCTGGGCCTCGCGACCCCGGCGGCGGGCGCGTCGGCGGCCGGCGGGATGGCGGGAGCGGCGGCGGTGCACGTGCCGAACGGCTTCTTCGCGCAGGAGGGCGGCTACGAACACGCGGCACTCCTGGGCCTGATCGCGACCGGCCTCGCCGTCACCGGCCCCGGCCGCCTCTCCCTCGACCACGCTCTCGGGCACGTCCTCGACCGGGGCTGGATGGTCCCGGCCGCGCTCGGCGCGACGGCGGCGGCGACGGCCATGGTGGTCGGGGCCCGTGCCCGCCGGCTGCGGCGCACGGCGGAGGGCGAGCAGGAGACGCTGTTCGAGGAGTGA
- a CDS encoding serine hydrolase produces the protein MRECSRLSRRAVLGLTAAALPLSTATGAAASTAIAIGGERLARPGVQVRGASAPPRKLTARAWLVADCASGEVLASFDAHRRLAPASTLKMLFADTVLRKFDRARRYKVTDADLADVPAGSSLVGIKPGITYTVEQLWQGVFLRSGNDAVHVLSHMNGGLARTVAEMQARADDLQALDTHVVSPDGFDHKGQLSSAYDLTLFARHGLKDADFRGYCGTRTADFPAGGKKTFQIQNTDRLLTGAWGLKTYDGLIGVKNGYTSHAGNTFTGAATRGGRTLLVTVMHPEAGGNAVYEETAALLDWGFGHGRSARPVGTLVTPLSEGGSSADPASGRKAVRAAAGAPGSMTAGGGGSAGPAVAAGAGALALLGAGAWVLRRRRTRTAAAEGGEGPQTGRERRN, from the coding sequence GTGCGTGAATGTTCCCGGCTCAGCCGGCGTGCCGTCCTCGGGCTGACGGCCGCCGCCCTGCCCCTGTCCACGGCCACCGGTGCCGCGGCGAGCACGGCCATCGCCATCGGAGGCGAACGTCTGGCCCGTCCCGGTGTCCAGGTGCGCGGCGCCTCGGCGCCGCCCCGGAAACTCACCGCCCGCGCCTGGCTGGTCGCCGACTGCGCGAGCGGGGAGGTGCTCGCCTCGTTCGACGCGCACCGGCGGCTCGCGCCCGCGTCCACGCTGAAGATGCTGTTCGCGGACACCGTGCTGAGGAAGTTCGACCGCGCCCGGCGGTACAAGGTGACCGACGCCGACCTCGCCGACGTCCCGGCCGGCTCCAGTCTCGTCGGCATCAAGCCCGGCATCACCTACACCGTCGAGCAGTTGTGGCAGGGCGTGTTCCTGCGCTCCGGCAACGACGCCGTGCACGTGCTGTCCCACATGAACGGCGGCCTCGCCAGGACCGTCGCCGAGATGCAGGCCAGGGCCGACGACCTCCAGGCCCTGGACACCCATGTGGTCAGTCCCGACGGCTTCGACCACAAGGGCCAGCTCTCCTCCGCGTACGACCTCACGCTCTTCGCGCGCCACGGGCTGAAGGACGCCGACTTCCGCGGCTACTGCGGCACCCGCACGGCCGACTTCCCGGCGGGCGGCAAGAAGACCTTCCAGATCCAGAACACCGATCGTCTGCTGACCGGCGCATGGGGCCTGAAGACATACGACGGCCTGATCGGTGTCAAGAACGGCTACACCAGCCATGCCGGCAACACGTTCACCGGTGCGGCCACCCGGGGCGGGCGCACCCTGCTGGTGACCGTGATGCACCCCGAGGCCGGCGGCAACGCCGTGTACGAGGAGACCGCCGCGCTGCTCGACTGGGGCTTCGGCCACGGGCGTTCGGCCCGGCCGGTCGGCACCCTGGTCACCCCGCTCAGCGAGGGCGGGTCGAGCGCGGACCCGGCGTCCGGGCGGAAGGCGGTACGCGCGGCGGCCGGCGCTCCCGGCTCCATGACCGCCGGCGGCGGCGGCTCGGCCGGGCCCGCCGTGGCGGCCGGCGCCGGCGCGCTCGCGCTGCTGGGAGCGGGCGCGTGGGTGCTGCGCCGGCGCCGGACCCGAACGGCGGCGGCCGAGGGCGGCGAAGGGCCGCAGACGGGGCGGGAGAGGCGGAACTGA
- a CDS encoding SDR family oxidoreductase, with the protein MTDRNSKIAVVTGAGSGIGRAVAVELLRAGWSVALAGRRAEPLAETAALAPGAASLAVPADVSRPGDVDALFTAVVERFGRVDLLFNNAGTFGPGGVPVEELSYDAWRHVVDTNLNGAFLCAQAAYRRMKEQDPQGGRIINNGSVSAHTPRPHSVAYTATKHALTGLTKSLSLDGRPYRIAVGQIDIGNAATDMTARMRTGALQANGEVAPEPVMDVADVARTVRHMAELPLEANVQFATVLATTMPYLGRG; encoded by the coding sequence ATGACTGACAGGAACTCGAAGATCGCGGTGGTGACCGGGGCCGGGTCCGGCATCGGGCGGGCCGTCGCCGTGGAACTGCTGCGCGCCGGCTGGTCCGTGGCGCTGGCCGGCCGGCGTGCCGAGCCGCTGGCGGAGACGGCGGCACTGGCGCCCGGGGCGGCCTCGCTCGCCGTCCCGGCCGACGTGTCCCGGCCCGGGGACGTGGACGCGCTGTTCACGGCGGTCGTGGAGCGGTTCGGCCGGGTGGACCTGCTGTTCAACAACGCGGGCACCTTCGGGCCCGGCGGGGTCCCGGTCGAGGAACTTTCGTACGACGCCTGGCGGCACGTGGTGGACACCAACCTCAACGGCGCGTTCCTGTGCGCGCAGGCGGCCTACCGGCGGATGAAGGAGCAGGATCCGCAGGGCGGCCGGATCATCAACAACGGCTCCGTCTCGGCGCACACGCCCCGCCCGCACTCGGTCGCCTACACCGCGACCAAGCACGCGCTGACCGGCCTGACCAAGTCGCTGTCCCTGGACGGGCGACCGTACCGGATCGCGGTCGGCCAGATCGACATCGGCAACGCGGCGACCGACATGACGGCGCGGATGCGAACGGGTGCACTCCAGGCAAACGGGGAGGTCGCCCCGGAACCGGTGATGGACGTGGCCGACGTGGCGCGCACCGTGCGGCACATGGCGGAACTGCCACTGGAGGCGAACGTGCAGTTCGCGACGGTGCTGGCGACGACGATGCCCTACCTCGGCCGCGGCTGA
- a CDS encoding Gfo/Idh/MocA family oxidoreductase produces the protein MAEQSVRWGILATGGIAAAFAADLVDLPDAEIVAVASRRREPAEAFAERFGAERAYGDWESLAADEDVDVVYVATPHSAHRAAAGLCLAAGRNVLCEKPFTLNLREAEELVALAREHGRFLMEAMWMYCNPLVRRLKALVADGAIGEVRTVQADFGIAGPFPAAHRLRDPALGGGALLDLGVYPVSFAQLLLGEPDSIAASAVLSPEGVDLQTGAVLSWESGALAALHCSITGATANTASVTGTRGRIDVPSGFFHPERFVLHREGRDPEEFAADPVDGPRTSMRHEALEVMRALRAGEKESPLVPLEGTLAVMRTMDAVRERVGVRYPGDAALGV, from the coding sequence ATGGCGGAGCAGAGCGTGCGGTGGGGGATCCTGGCGACCGGCGGGATCGCGGCGGCGTTCGCGGCGGATCTGGTCGATCTCCCGGACGCGGAGATCGTGGCGGTGGCCTCGCGCCGGCGGGAGCCGGCCGAGGCGTTCGCCGAGCGGTTCGGGGCGGAGCGGGCGTACGGCGACTGGGAGTCGCTGGCCGCCGACGAGGACGTGGACGTCGTCTACGTCGCCACCCCGCACTCGGCGCACCGCGCGGCGGCCGGGCTGTGCCTGGCGGCGGGCCGGAACGTGCTGTGCGAGAAGCCGTTCACGCTGAACCTGCGCGAGGCGGAGGAACTGGTCGCGCTGGCCCGGGAGCACGGCCGCTTCCTGATGGAGGCGATGTGGATGTACTGCAATCCGCTGGTCCGGCGGCTCAAGGCGCTGGTGGCGGACGGGGCGATCGGCGAGGTGCGCACCGTGCAGGCGGACTTCGGGATCGCCGGGCCGTTCCCCGCCGCGCACCGGCTGCGGGACCCGGCGCTGGGCGGCGGGGCGCTGCTGGACCTCGGGGTGTACCCGGTGTCGTTCGCGCAGTTGCTGCTGGGCGAGCCGGACTCGATCGCCGCGAGCGCGGTGCTCTCGCCCGAGGGTGTCGACCTCCAGACGGGGGCCGTGCTGTCCTGGGAGAGCGGCGCGCTGGCCGCGCTGCACTGCTCGATCACCGGCGCTACGGCGAACACCGCGTCGGTCACCGGCACGCGCGGGCGGATCGACGTGCCCTCCGGGTTCTTCCACCCGGAGCGGTTCGTGCTGCACCGGGAGGGCCGGGACCCGGAGGAGTTCGCCGCCGATCCCGTCGACGGGCCGCGCACCAGCATGCGGCACGAGGCGCTGGAGGTCATGCGGGCGCTGCGGGCGGGCGAGAAGGAGTCGCCGCTGGTGCCGCTGGAGGGGACGCTCGCGGTGATGCGCACGATGGACGCGGTGCGGGAGCGGGTCGGGGTGCGGTATCCCGGGGACGCGGCGTTGGGTGTCTGA
- a CDS encoding multidrug effflux MFS transporter, with protein sequence MPEHAATPTPEQDHQCAAPPPPAAAPGRTGTLVTLLLGALTATTPLAMDMYLPSLPEVTRSLDAPAVTVQLTLTACMAGLALGQLIVGPLSDRWGRRRPLLTGLVVYLAATALCALAPTVETLIAFRLAQGLAGAAGVVIARAVVRDLYDGVAMARFFSTLMLISGAAPIVAPLVGGQILRVTDWRGVFVVLTVIGALLTALVWLRLPETLPPAERHRGGTGEALRAMRSLLADPPFTGYMLAGGFAFAALFAYIAASPFVIQEIYGASPQTFSLLFGLNSVGLVIAGQVNGKLLVGRVGLDKVLAAGLAVIVLAATALLLMATGVLGDTGLVPVAAALFVLMSAMGITLPNAQSLALLRVRHAAGSASALLGTSSFLVGAVASPLVGVAGERTAVPMAVVQLAGALVAAACFMGMCRPWTTRETARARAEGDAS encoded by the coding sequence ATGCCGGAGCACGCGGCGACACCGACGCCGGAACAGGACCACCAGTGCGCCGCGCCGCCTCCGCCGGCCGCCGCCCCGGGCCGCACCGGCACCCTCGTCACCCTCCTGCTCGGCGCGCTCACCGCGACCACCCCGCTCGCGATGGACATGTACCTGCCCTCGCTGCCGGAGGTCACCCGCTCCCTGGACGCCCCCGCCGTCACCGTCCAGCTCACCCTGACCGCGTGCATGGCCGGACTCGCGCTGGGCCAGCTGATCGTCGGCCCGCTCAGCGACCGCTGGGGCCGCCGCCGTCCGCTGCTCACCGGACTCGTCGTCTACCTGGCCGCCACCGCCCTGTGCGCCCTCGCGCCCACCGTCGAGACGCTGATCGCGTTCCGGCTGGCGCAGGGCCTGGCCGGCGCGGCCGGGGTGGTCATCGCCCGGGCCGTCGTACGCGACCTGTACGACGGTGTCGCCATGGCCCGCTTCTTCTCCACCCTGATGCTGATCTCCGGGGCCGCGCCCATCGTGGCGCCGCTCGTCGGCGGGCAGATCCTGCGGGTGACGGACTGGCGGGGCGTGTTCGTGGTGCTCACGGTGATCGGCGCGCTGCTCACCGCGCTGGTCTGGCTGCGGCTGCCGGAGACCCTGCCCCCGGCCGAACGGCACCGCGGCGGAACCGGCGAGGCCCTGCGCGCCATGCGCTCTCTCCTCGCCGACCCGCCCTTCACCGGCTACATGCTCGCCGGCGGCTTCGCCTTCGCCGCGCTGTTCGCCTACATAGCGGCCTCCCCGTTCGTCATCCAGGAGATCTACGGCGCCTCCCCGCAGACCTTCAGCCTGCTGTTCGGCCTGAACTCCGTCGGCCTGGTGATCGCCGGGCAGGTCAACGGCAAGCTGCTGGTCGGCCGGGTCGGCCTGGACAAGGTGCTCGCGGCCGGCCTGGCGGTGATCGTGCTCGCCGCGACCGCCCTGCTGCTGATGGCCACCGGTGTCCTCGGCGACACCGGGCTCGTGCCGGTCGCCGCCGCCCTGTTCGTCCTGATGTCCGCGATGGGCATCACCCTGCCCAACGCCCAGTCCCTCGCCCTGCTGCGGGTCCGGCACGCCGCCGGCTCCGCCTCCGCGCTGCTCGGCACCTCCTCCTTCCTCGTCGGCGCGGTGGCCTCCCCGCTCGTCGGCGTCGCCGGAGAGCGCACCGCCGTGCCCATGGCCGTGGTCCAGCTGGCCGGAGCACTGGTCGCGGCGGCCTGCTTCATGGGAATGTGCCGTCCCTGGACGACACGGGAGACCGCCCGTGCGCGCGCGGAGGGAGACGCGAGCTGA
- a CDS encoding serine hydrolase domain-containing protein → MPSLDDTGDRPCARGGRRELSAPRLRAGTPERAGLDPVGLGHLVAGVHALTAGERPWAAGAVVLAGRGPVIAVAEAAGWAVRYAGYDPRTGTGVELPPPARVPATVDTRFDLASLTKLFTSVAAVQQIERGTLGIDARIGDYLPDFHAAAEHGVTVRQLLTHTSGLRPELPLYDCPDDATRLDLLRAEAPTGPPGTYRYSDLNMLLLQSVLERITGRTLDVLVRDGITRPLGMTATGFGPCPGAAATEDQRRPWAKAERGMLRGVVHDENAWALGGVAGHAGLFSTAPDLAVFCRTLLAGGSYGPARILGPDYVELLFTPPGLGFALDQPWFMGELAGRGAAGHTGFTGTSLVLDPATDTFLILLANTVHPRRRPPDSAPRASLATSLARAVV, encoded by the coding sequence GTGCCGTCCCTGGACGACACGGGAGACCGCCCGTGCGCGCGCGGAGGGAGACGCGAGCTGAGCGCACCGAGACTGCGCGCCGGCACACCGGAACGAGCCGGGCTCGACCCCGTCGGGCTCGGGCACCTGGTCGCCGGGGTGCACGCCCTCACCGCCGGTGAGCGGCCCTGGGCGGCCGGCGCCGTCGTGCTGGCCGGCCGCGGACCCGTGATCGCCGTGGCCGAGGCCGCCGGCTGGGCGGTCCGCTACGCCGGCTACGACCCCAGGACCGGCACCGGCGTCGAACTGCCGCCTCCCGCCCGCGTCCCGGCCACCGTCGACACCCGCTTCGACCTGGCCTCCCTCACCAAGCTGTTCACATCGGTCGCCGCCGTGCAGCAGATCGAGCGCGGCACCCTCGGCATCGACGCCCGGATCGGCGACTACCTGCCCGACTTCCACGCCGCCGCCGAACACGGCGTCACGGTACGGCAGTTGCTCACCCACACCTCCGGGCTGCGCCCGGAACTGCCGCTGTACGACTGCCCGGACGACGCGACACGGCTGGACCTGCTGCGCGCCGAGGCACCGACGGGACCGCCGGGCACGTACCGGTACTCGGACCTGAACATGCTGCTGCTCCAGTCCGTCCTGGAGCGGATCACCGGCCGCACGCTGGACGTCCTGGTACGGGACGGCATCACCCGGCCGCTCGGCATGACCGCCACCGGCTTCGGGCCCTGTCCCGGCGCGGCGGCCACCGAGGACCAGCGGCGGCCGTGGGCCAAGGCCGAGCGGGGGATGCTGCGGGGCGTGGTCCACGACGAGAACGCCTGGGCGCTCGGCGGGGTCGCCGGACACGCGGGCCTGTTCTCCACCGCACCCGACCTGGCCGTCTTCTGCCGCACCCTGCTCGCCGGCGGCTCCTACGGCCCCGCGCGCATCCTCGGCCCCGACTACGTGGAGCTGCTGTTCACCCCGCCCGGACTGGGCTTCGCGCTGGACCAGCCGTGGTTCATGGGCGAGCTGGCGGGGCGCGGCGCGGCGGGCCACACCGGCTTCACCGGCACGTCCCTGGTCCTGGACCCGGCCACCGACACCTTCCTGATCCTCCTGGCCAACACGGTCCACCCCCGCCGCCGGCCGCCCGACAGCGCCCCGAGGGCAAGCCTGGCGACGAGCCTGGCGAGAGCGGTGGTCTAG
- a CDS encoding small ribosomal subunit Rsm22 family protein: MNDPLRTALADLLDGLPPKEVAAAVDRLIANYRGDTPTHAPILRDRADVAAYAAYRMPATFEAVRSALAALADAVPGWTPARHTDVGGGTGAATWAVQSTWPGERGVTVLDWAEPALALGRRLAAAHPALKDARWQRARIGADLTLDDTDLVTVSYVLNELAAADRAALVDAAARAARTVVIVEAGTPAGYDRVIEARDRLVRAGFRIAAPCPHSAACPIVPGTDWCHFSARVGRSSLHRQVKGGSLAYEDEKFSYVAATRLPAEPAPARVVRRPQIRKGQVLLDLCEADERLRRSTVTKRHGDLYRAARDADWGDAWPPDDSAS, translated from the coding sequence GTGAACGACCCCCTCCGCACGGCCCTGGCCGACCTGCTGGACGGCCTGCCCCCCAAGGAGGTGGCCGCCGCCGTCGACCGCCTGATCGCCAACTACCGCGGCGACACCCCCACCCACGCGCCGATCCTGCGCGACCGCGCCGACGTGGCCGCCTACGCCGCCTACCGCATGCCGGCCACCTTCGAGGCGGTCCGCTCCGCCCTCGCCGCCCTCGCCGACGCCGTCCCCGGCTGGACCCCCGCTCGCCACACCGACGTCGGCGGCGGCACCGGCGCCGCCACCTGGGCCGTCCAGAGCACCTGGCCCGGCGAGCGCGGCGTCACCGTGCTGGACTGGGCCGAACCCGCCCTCGCCCTCGGCCGCCGACTCGCCGCCGCCCACCCGGCCCTGAAGGACGCCCGCTGGCAGCGCGCCCGGATCGGCGCCGACCTCACGCTGGACGACACCGACCTGGTCACGGTGTCGTACGTGCTCAACGAACTCGCCGCCGCCGACCGCGCCGCCCTCGTCGACGCCGCCGCCCGCGCCGCGCGGACCGTCGTGATCGTCGAGGCCGGCACCCCGGCGGGCTACGACCGCGTCATCGAGGCCCGCGACCGGCTCGTCCGGGCCGGCTTCCGGATCGCCGCGCCCTGCCCGCACAGCGCCGCCTGCCCGATCGTGCCCGGCACCGACTGGTGCCACTTCTCCGCCCGGGTCGGCCGCTCCTCCCTGCACCGCCAGGTCAAGGGCGGCTCACTGGCGTACGAGGACGAGAAGTTCTCCTACGTCGCCGCCACCCGGCTGCCCGCCGAACCGGCCCCCGCCCGGGTCGTCCGGCGCCCGCAGATCCGCAAGGGCCAGGTGCTGCTCGACCTGTGCGAGGCCGACGAGCGGCTGCGCCGCAGCACGGTCACCAAGCGCCACGGCGACCTGTACCGGGCCGCCCGGGACGCCGACTGGGGCGACGCCTGGCCGCCGGACGACTCCGCGTCGTAG
- a CDS encoding TetR/AcrR family transcriptional regulator produces the protein MVSKPAPDATRRSEKSRRAIYAAALSLVAEVGYPKTTVEAIAARAGVGKQTIYRWWSAKADVLLEAFLDLAEQAARAAGHETAAIPDTGDLAADLKAVLRATVDELLDPRFDAPARALTAEGVVNEQLGRVFVTRLLEPQLQLYVARLRSAQDAGHVRPDVDPRIALELFVSPLAQRWLQHTGPISYDYTDTLVDYALYGLAPR, from the coding sequence ATGGTCAGCAAGCCCGCCCCCGACGCCACCCGCCGCAGCGAGAAGTCCCGCCGGGCGATCTACGCCGCCGCCCTCTCCCTGGTCGCGGAGGTCGGCTACCCGAAGACCACCGTGGAGGCCATCGCCGCCCGCGCCGGGGTCGGCAAGCAGACCATCTACCGCTGGTGGTCCGCCAAGGCGGACGTCCTGCTGGAGGCCTTCCTGGACCTCGCCGAGCAGGCGGCCCGCGCCGCCGGGCACGAGACGGCCGCCATCCCGGACACCGGCGACCTGGCCGCCGACCTCAAGGCGGTGCTGCGGGCCACGGTGGACGAGCTGCTCGACCCGCGCTTCGACGCGCCGGCGCGGGCACTGACCGCGGAGGGCGTCGTCAACGAACAGCTCGGCCGCGTCTTCGTCACCAGGCTCCTCGAACCCCAGCTCCAGCTGTACGTCGCCCGGCTGCGCTCCGCACAGGACGCCGGGCACGTACGGCCCGACGTCGATCCCCGGATCGCCCTGGAACTGTTCGTCTCGCCGCTCGCGCAACGCTGGCTCCAGCACACCGGACCGATCAGCTACGACTACACGGACACCCTGGTCGACTACGCGCTGTACGGCCTCGCGCCGCGCTGA
- a CDS encoding bifunctional DNA primase/polymerase: protein MSGTFGGRPGRQGKLSQWLRGRRPKEGAADGGGREALLLAAAGAGLPLAPAAHPAPGYRCSCDRVGCPTPARHPVSFAWQTQSTTDRAQIERWARHQPQANFITATGMVHDVLDVPLEAGREALERLLGAGIEVGPVAESDDGRMLFFTLTRGTPEDEDEWWPCELDCHPETMDEHPGLRWHCRGSYVLVPPARLPGDDGQRVRWVRGPEHALPDPLSLLEVLTDTCARHGVEADHPGAAWPLRH, encoded by the coding sequence ATGAGCGGGACGTTCGGCGGCCGGCCCGGCCGGCAGGGCAAACTCTCCCAGTGGCTGCGCGGACGCCGCCCGAAGGAGGGCGCCGCCGACGGCGGCGGCCGTGAGGCCCTGCTGCTCGCCGCCGCCGGCGCGGGTCTGCCGCTCGCCCCGGCCGCGCACCCCGCGCCCGGCTACCGCTGCTCCTGCGACCGCGTCGGCTGTCCCACCCCGGCCCGGCACCCGGTGTCGTTCGCCTGGCAGACGCAGTCCACCACCGACCGCGCCCAGATCGAGCGCTGGGCCCGGCACCAGCCGCAGGCGAACTTCATCACCGCCACCGGCATGGTGCACGACGTGCTGGACGTGCCGCTGGAGGCCGGCCGGGAGGCCCTGGAGCGGCTGCTCGGCGCCGGGATCGAGGTCGGCCCGGTCGCCGAGAGCGACGACGGCCGCATGCTGTTCTTCACCCTCACCCGGGGCACCCCGGAGGACGAGGACGAGTGGTGGCCCTGCGAGCTGGACTGCCACCCCGAGACGATGGACGAGCATCCGGGCCTGCGCTGGCACTGCCGGGGCTCCTACGTCCTCGTGCCGCCCGCCCGGCTGCCCGGCGACGACGGCCAGCGGGTGCGCTGGGTGCGCGGCCCGGAGCACGCGCTGCCCGACCCGCTGAGCCTGCTGGAGGTGCTCACCGACACCTGCGCCCGGCACGGCGTCGAGGCCGACCACCCGGGCGCGGCCTGGCCCCTGCGCCACTGA
- the efeU gene encoding iron uptake transporter permease EfeU yields MFSNYLIGLREGLEASLVVCILIAYLVKTGRRDAIKPIWAGIGVAIAIAMGFGCALEFGSQELTFQAQEALGGSLSIVAVGLVTWMVFWMRRTARNLRSELHGKLDAALRLGTGALVATAFLAVGREGLETALFVWASVHAASDGTPRPLVGVALGLATAVLLGWLFYRGALRINLAKFFTWTGGMLVVVAAGVLAYGFHDLQEADWVPGLNDLAFDISGAIPPDSWYGTLLKGVFNFQPDPTVVQITVWALYLVPVLALFLSPVGFASGKGKVKEPDDQGTQPSAASQA; encoded by the coding sequence GTGTTCTCCAACTACCTGATCGGCCTGCGCGAGGGACTGGAGGCGTCGCTCGTCGTCTGCATCCTCATCGCCTATCTGGTCAAGACCGGCCGCCGGGACGCGATCAAGCCGATCTGGGCCGGCATCGGTGTCGCGATCGCCATCGCCATGGGCTTCGGCTGCGCCCTGGAGTTCGGCTCGCAGGAGCTGACCTTCCAGGCGCAGGAGGCCCTCGGCGGCTCGCTGTCCATCGTCGCCGTGGGCCTGGTGACCTGGATGGTGTTCTGGATGCGGCGCACCGCCCGCAACCTGCGGTCGGAGCTGCACGGCAAGCTGGACGCGGCCCTCAGACTCGGCACCGGCGCGCTGGTCGCCACCGCGTTCCTGGCCGTGGGCCGGGAGGGCCTGGAGACCGCGCTCTTCGTGTGGGCATCGGTGCACGCCGCCTCCGACGGCACGCCGCGCCCCCTGGTCGGGGTCGCCCTGGGCCTGGCCACGGCGGTGCTGCTGGGCTGGCTGTTCTACCGGGGCGCGCTGAGGATCAACCTGGCGAAGTTCTTCACCTGGACCGGCGGCATGCTGGTCGTGGTCGCGGCGGGCGTGCTGGCGTACGGCTTCCACGACCTCCAGGAGGCCGACTGGGTGCCGGGCCTGAACGACCTGGCGTTCGACATCAGCGGTGCCATCCCGCCGGACAGCTGGTACGGCACGCTGCTGAAGGGCGTGTTCAACTTCCAGCCGGATCCGACGGTCGTCCAGATCACGGTGTGGGCGCTGTATCTGGTCCCGGTGCTCGCGCTGTTCCTCTCCCCGGTAGGGTTCGCCTCCGGGAAGGGGAAGGTGAAGGAGCCCGATGACCAGGGAACGCAGCCGTCGGCGGCTTCGCAGGCGTGA
- the efeB gene encoding iron uptake transporter deferrochelatase/peroxidase subunit, whose translation MTETQGSTPSRRALIGWGGAGLALGAAAAGGAVAMARSGDDMDPVADGTGGAVEFHGAHQAGIATPVQDRLHFAAFDVKTDDREAFVRLLKDWTAAARRMTAGEPVGEGAYGGLAEAPPDDTGEALGLRPSRLTLTIGFGPSLFDRFGLADERPEALVDLPRFPGDNLERSRTGGDLCIQACADDPQVAVHAIRNLARIGFGKVAVRWSQLGFGKTSSTTPGAMTPRNLFGFKDGTRNIAGTETDRLDKHVWVGEDDGPKWMTGGSYLVARRIRMNIETWDRTSLQEQEDVFGRDKREGAPVGKAKEHDEPFLKAMKPDAHVRLAHPDSNGGITILRRGYSFTDGTDGLGRLDAGLFFLAYQRDVRKGFIPLQRKLSAHDALNEYIQHVGSAVFAVPPGVRTSGDWWGRTLFSKEA comes from the coding sequence ATGACCGAAACCCAGGGGAGCACTCCGTCGCGCCGGGCGCTGATCGGCTGGGGCGGTGCCGGGCTCGCGCTCGGCGCCGCCGCGGCCGGCGGGGCCGTGGCGATGGCCCGGTCCGGCGACGACATGGACCCGGTGGCCGACGGCACGGGCGGCGCGGTGGAGTTCCACGGCGCCCACCAGGCCGGCATCGCCACCCCGGTGCAGGACCGGCTGCACTTCGCCGCCTTCGACGTCAAGACCGACGACCGCGAGGCGTTCGTCCGGCTGCTCAAGGACTGGACGGCGGCGGCCCGCCGGATGACCGCCGGAGAGCCGGTCGGCGAGGGCGCCTACGGCGGACTCGCCGAGGCCCCGCCGGACGACACCGGCGAGGCGCTCGGGCTCCGGCCGTCCCGGCTGACGCTGACCATCGGGTTCGGACCGTCGCTGTTCGACCGGTTCGGGCTGGCGGACGAGCGGCCCGAGGCCCTGGTCGACCTGCCCAGGTTCCCCGGCGACAACCTGGAGCGCTCCCGCACCGGCGGCGACCTGTGCATCCAGGCGTGCGCCGACGACCCGCAGGTCGCCGTGCACGCCATCCGCAACCTCGCCCGCATCGGCTTCGGCAAGGTGGCCGTGCGCTGGTCCCAGCTCGGCTTCGGCAAGACCTCCTCCACCACCCCGGGCGCGATGACCCCGCGCAACCTCTTCGGCTTCAAGGACGGCACCCGCAACATCGCGGGCACCGAGACCGACCGGCTGGACAAGCACGTCTGGGTCGGCGAGGACGACGGACCGAAGTGGATGACCGGAGGGTCGTACCTGGTCGCCCGGCGGATCCGGATGAACATCGAGACCTGGGACCGCACCTCGCTCCAGGAGCAGGAGGACGTCTTCGGCCGGGACAAGCGCGAGGGCGCCCCGGTCGGCAAGGCCAAGGAGCACGACGAGCCGTTCCTGAAGGCGATGAAGCCGGACGCGCACGTCCGGCTCGCGCACCCGGACTCCAACGGCGGGATCACCATCCTGCGCCGGGGCTACTCCTTCACCGACGGCACCGACGGCCTCGGCCGGCTCGACGCGGGCCTGTTCTTCCTCGCCTACCAGCGGGACGTGCGCAAGGGCTTCATCCCGCTCCAGCGCAAGCTGTCGGCGCACGACGCGCTCAACGAGTACATCCAGCACGTGGGTTCGGCGGTCTTCGCGGTCCCGCCCGGCGTCCGCACCTCCGGCGACTGGTGGGGCCGGACGCTGTTCTCGAAGGAGGCGTAG